One segment of Comamonas thiooxydans DNA contains the following:
- a CDS encoding CobD/CbiB family protein — MSFFAILIALLLEQARPLARSNLVQAGYRAWTVTVRSNFDAGKPHHGWLAWAMAVLLPSVIVLGIFWALMEFIGWPAAMLWNVAVLYVTLGFRQFSHHFTRIRDSLDAGDEFAARQALADWQQVDASEVPRSEVVRHVIEYSVLAAHRHVFGVLFWFSILSALGLGPLGAILYRMAEYLSRAWSRKGAEGLRAPTSERLQSAAAKAWYVIDWLPARLTALSFAMVGSFEEAIDNWRIYAQRFPNDNDGVILAATAGAINVRLGGEALRRRDAADGEEGDDAQWTGSDVTPGREPEMAHLRSVVGLVWRSVVVWLLLLALLTFARLLG, encoded by the coding sequence ATGAGCTTTTTTGCCATCCTGATCGCACTGCTGCTGGAACAGGCGCGCCCGCTGGCCCGATCCAACCTGGTGCAGGCCGGTTATCGCGCCTGGACCGTGACCGTGCGCAGCAACTTTGATGCGGGCAAGCCCCACCATGGCTGGCTTGCCTGGGCGATGGCCGTGCTGCTGCCCAGCGTTATCGTGTTGGGCATATTCTGGGCGTTGATGGAGTTCATAGGCTGGCCTGCAGCCATGCTGTGGAATGTCGCGGTACTTTATGTCACGCTGGGCTTTCGCCAGTTCAGCCACCACTTCACGCGGATCCGCGATTCGCTTGATGCCGGTGATGAATTTGCCGCCCGTCAGGCCCTGGCCGACTGGCAGCAGGTCGATGCCAGCGAGGTGCCACGCAGCGAAGTAGTGCGCCATGTCATCGAGTACTCGGTGCTGGCAGCACACCGTCATGTGTTTGGCGTGCTGTTCTGGTTTTCGATTCTCTCGGCTCTGGGACTGGGACCGCTGGGTGCCATTCTCTACCGCATGGCTGAATATCTGTCGCGAGCCTGGTCGCGCAAGGGAGCGGAAGGTCTTCGGGCACCGACCAGCGAGCGTTTGCAGTCCGCAGCAGCCAAGGCCTGGTATGTGATCGATTGGCTGCCGGCGCGACTGACGGCGCTGTCCTTTGCCATGGTGGGCAGCTTCGAGGAAGCCATAGACAACTGGCGCATCTATGCCCAGCGCTTTCCCAATGACAACGATGGCGTGATTCTGGCAGCCACTGCGGGTGCCATCAATGTACGCCTGGGGGGCGAAGCCTTGCGCCGCCGTGATGCGGCTGACGGCGAAGAGGGCGACGATGCACAGTGGACGGGCAGCGATGTCACTCCGGGGCGAGAGCCGGAAATGGCTCATTTGCGCAGTGTGGTGGGGCTGGTCTGGCGTTCGGTCGTGGTCTGGCTGTTGCTGCTGGCCTTGCTGACCTTTGCCCGTCTGCTCGGGTGA